The genome window TACTCTCCTGTTCGGTTACATCGGTAGCAATAATCTGATAAGTTTCCTGACCGCGCAGCCAAAAGCTTTTGCGAACAAACTGCCACACCTCCCGCCGGGGAGTTTCCACTAAATATTGCTCAGCGCCTTCCTCCGCCGAGGGGCGGTACCAATCTTTAGTCAAACCCGGCAGCCGCTCCCAAAACTTCTCGGCATTGCGTGAGTTTCCGCCGGTCAAATCCCTCATCAGTGCCAGCATTTGCCGGTTGATCAAGCGGATATTGCCGTTTTTTTCGGCGAACAAAATCCCGCTGTGCTGCGCGTCCAGCGCTTCCTTAACCGAGTATTCGGTAATTTCCGTCTCCTGCCTTTGCCGTTCGGCATAGTAACTGATGCCTGCCCGCAGAATCAGAAGTGCCAGCGAAAGCACAAAATAAAAACCATAAAACCTGCCGATTACCCGCTCACTGGCCGGCATATTCAGCAGCACCAAACCGATCCCGGCCGGCACCATCAAGCGCCGGGTTTTGACATATACAAAAATCCCCCAAATCGAAATCACAAATGCCAGCAAGGAAAACCAATGTTCATATTCCCACAAAACCAGCATCGAAGCCGACAGCTCGGCGTTAACATGCCGGAGCAGCACCGACACCGCCGCCAGATAAAGCAAAATCAAAAACTCAAAGCTCTTACGCAGCCTTCGGAAAACAATACTGGATGCATAAAACGCCTGCATCAGCACTGCCATCAACGATAAAAACAGAAAAAACAGCAAAATATTCTGGTCAAAATACCGGTACAGGCCAATCATAACATTCCCTCCCGAACCCGCAGCAAAACAGAAAAGGCATCTCCCAGTTCTTTATAGTTGACATCCGGCACCATATTTAATTTGGTCTGTAAGCTTTGCCGCTGACTGCTGTTATCACTTTCAATCAAAAAATACAAAAACAATTCGTCTTTCTCCTGAAACAGCCGAATCGTCATCGTAGTGATGTCTTCTGTTAAAGCCCATTCATAAAACAAATGACAAAGTTCATAAACTTGCGCCGCTGCCGGAAAAGGAATCCCTGCTTCCAATCCGCAAAAAAACTGATATCCGGAAAAAGTTCCCAAATTGATTTCATCAATCAGCCGGCTGAGATCGGCCGGCGGGCAAAGCCCCTGTTGTTTGGATTTAATCAGCAGCTCGCATCGCCTTTTGCAGTAAATCGCCAGTCTTTGCAGCTGAATCAGTCCCTTCTCCCCGAGCGGAGGACAGGCCTTCATCTCCTGCAGCAAAACTGTCATTTTATTTATCTTATCCTCAACCAGCCGGTTGACTTCCTCGGTCAGTTCATTTTGCTCGCGCACAAAAATCAAGCGGCTTTCGACCTGCTCTTTTTTGGATAAAATCAGATTTTCTTCTTCCAGTTCCCTGGTTACCCGTTCCAGGTTTTGCTTTAAGGAACTTAATTCCCGAATATTTTCCCTGGTTACAATCCGTCCTCCCCGAATGGCCGTTGACCAAAGCAAACTGTCAGCAGCCGCTACAAAAGCCGGCTCCTGACTTTCCGACCAGTCCCTTTCCGGCGGAAAAACCGGCGGTTCCTCCGATGTTTCCGCTCCGGCCGACCGGAATTGAAGCTGCCCGGCGCGGTCAAGTATCCGCATATCCAAAAGACTGTGCTCAAACAATTCATGATAGCCGCGGTTGGAAGGAATTAAACCGCTTTTTAAAAGAGCCGTCCAAAACAACAAAATAATACTGCCCATCCCCAAAGCCAGCGAAATTTCGCGGAAAAAAGGTATCTTTAAATTATAGCAGGCACTGTAAGCTACGCCCAAAATCAGAACCAAAACCGGCAGCACCGCCATCTTCCGGTTAGGCGCATCCCAGCTTTTCCGGGCCAGATACAGCCACATTCCGGCTTGCGTCAAAAGAACCCACAGCGCCGCCGAATAATATCCCCAGTTATGCTTATAGCGTTTATACCATAGACTGCGATCCGAACTCAAAAACCGGAAAAACTGCTGATGCAGGTCATTGGTTAAAACCAGCAGCAAAAGCAGGCCGGAAACAGCGCAAATCGCCAGCAGTCGAAGCGGAAACACAGTTTTGTCATACTGATCCAAATTAAGCGCAATAAATATTCCCGCCGGCGGCAATGCTAAAATAAACAAGTAGTAGGAATACCACAGCGCCCGGATATAATCGGCGCCGCCATAAAAAGAATACTTAAAAATCCCGACACTGATCCAGCCGATAACCAACAGTCCGTTCAGCACTAAGCCCCGGCGTACGCCCATATGAATAACTGTCCGGTTGACCCGATTAATCCAAAAAATCGTTAAAATAATTATCACCGCTGCCGCTGTCTGATGCTCCCAGCCGGTAATCGGTGCATACCGGTGATTTTTCCTGACCCCGCGCTCCAACGGAACATTGATTTCACCAAAGTCATAAAACTCCTCCAGGCGAGATGCAGCAAACAAAGCCGCAACGTTTTCCGTCTGAAAGTTTTTCTCCGGCGACAAATAATTCAAATCCTTATAAATCTGACGGATGGCGGCTACTTCTCCAGCCTCCAGCGGGTGACGCGAAAAAAGTCCCACCTGAAAAACCAGTGTCCCTTCCTCCGGGAAAACAGGTTTCATCTCCCTGCGCTGCAAAGTATACAGATAATTAGAATAAAGCGTAATCTGAACCGGGGCAATGATATTATCCCAAAACAGCCGGTCCGACTCGTATATCCCGCTTAAATACGACTGCGCCGCCAAACGGTCAAAACTGCCGGTCAAACCATAAGCAATCGCCCGCCAAATATACGCCTGTTCCGGGCTGCGCTCCGGCAGACTGACCGCGGTTCGGCCCACCGCCACATCCCGCCAGCTCCTGACCGGCTCAGCCAACTGTCCCTGGTTCGTAACCAGTATCACCGCATCGTTATAAAGCGGATAAAAATAAAATTCAGCACCTGCTCTGATCAGCGGTAAGGCCTGAACATCGTACGCCAGCACAATTTCGCCGCCCTCCAAAAAATGAGACAAATGCCTTTCCGGGCGGCGCCGGATTTTATATCCGGGAAAAGCCTTTTTGGCCGCCACCAGAACCGGACTGGGAGTTTCTTCAAAAAACAAAATCTCCGGCTGCCCGGGCAACAAGCCGGCATCGAGGCCCATTTCCCGGCCGCCGGTCAAAGCCCAAAGAACCAACATCAGTAATCCGGCTGCCACTGCTCCGATTTTAATCAATTTTTCTTTTCTCATTTACCTTCCCCTGTTTTTCCTGCCGCCGCAACATACGTTTTAAAGTCGTTTCGGAACATCTTTATTTTACACAATTTTATAGAAAATGTAAAACAGATTTTCAAAAACCAAACCAAAAAATCAAAAACTAATGTAAAAAATTCATTTTCCATTAAATTTTCCCATGAAAACTGCCGATAAGCTTTTTGTGAAGTATAACATCATCCCTCCCGATATGCCGCTTTTGTTTTTTCTTACCTTGTGGGTGTGGACAGTTTATTTTATGTGAAGTATCTGTTTTAACCGATTTAACTTAGGAGGTATCATGAAACCACGGCGTTTTTTAGTTTTTGTTCTCATTTTCAGTTTGTTTTTGGCGGCCTGCTCGCCCGCGCAAAAGGATCACGCAATCCAAAGCGTTAAAGTCCTTGAACCGATTCAGCTGACCCTATGGCATTATTATGTCGGCCAAAATCAGCAAACACTGGAAGATGCGATCGTTGAATTTAATCAGACTCTCGGGACGGAAGAAAATATTATTATCGAAAGTGTTTCTCACGGAAGTGTCGCCGAATTGGAAGCTTCTTTGTCCAATTCGGCCAAAGGTGTCATCAATTCCGCCCCCATGCCGGATATTTTTTCCTGTTATCCGGATAAAGCGCTTGAAATTGATGCGCTGGGAATGATTGCCGACCTAAACCCATATTTTACAGATGAAGAAAAAGCCGGCTATGTGTCCAGCTTTTTGGCTGACGGTTATTTTGATAACCGTCTTTTAATCCTGCCGATTGCCAAAAGCACGGAACTCCTTTATATCAATGCTACCGCCTGGAATGAATTTGCAGACGCAACCGGTCTTTCCCATACGGCTCTGGAAACATGGGAAAGCATTTGGACCACTGCCCAAAAATATTATGACTGGACGGATCGGCAAACGCCGGATACTCCCAATGACGGACGGATCATGTTGGGAATGGATTCCGTTCAAAATTATATTCTAGCTGGCTGCAAGCAGTCAGGCGTTGATATGGTTGATGCCGAGACCAAAAACATTATTTTAAATCTGCCGGTGCTGCGTAAGCTGTTCGACCTTTATATCAGCGCCACAGCGATGCATTATTTCGGCGGCAGCGGAAAGTTTCGCTCGGATAATATCAAATCCGGCGAACTAATTTCCTATATCGGCTCTACCTCCAGCGCCTCTTATTTCCCGACTTGGATTCAAAAGGATACTACTCGTCAGAACATTCAGTTTTTGGCTTTGCCCTACCCGCTTTGGCAGGGAGGCGAACCGACCGTGATGCAGCAGGGAGCCGGTATGTGTATTACCAAATCAACCGCGGAAAAAGAACGGGCCGCCGCTCTGTTTCTCAAATGGTTTACCGGGAAAGAACAAAATATGGCTTTTGCCATGAACAGCGGCTATCTGCCGGTAAAGGCAGACATCTACCGGGGTGAGGATTTTAAAGATGCCCTGCAAAAGCTGGATCAAGGCAATGAGAGTCAAAAAAATGTAGCCATGGTTTATGATATTGCTTTTCAGCAAGTCTCCGGTTACACTGCTTATGCTGTCAGGCCGTTTAAAAACAGCTATATGCTGCGGCCGCTTTTACTTTCCACCCTGACAAGTGCAGCAGAATCCGCCCAACAAGCGGCTGATACCTTAAAGAAACAGAAAATGTCCTCGGCGCAAATCCTATCCTCTTTAAATCTTGAGCAGCGTTTTGCCGATTGGATAGAGTCTCTGGAAAAGGCTTTACAAAATGAAGGAATTTCTTATCAGAAAATTTAATTCTTCTATCATGCCTGTTCCATTGTTACTGCACGACCACCTCGACGGAATGTCCTTGCGGAACAATTCCGTCAAACACAAAAAACACAGAAAACATGGAACAGTTAAAATATTTAGAAAGGATCCCATATGAAACGCTCCATATCACTTCGGACGCAAATTATTTTATTGATGACTTTTCTGGTAATCTTGCAGAATATTTCTTTAGTAATGTCTTTATCATTTTCTAATGCTTTTTTTCTGCTGGATTCGGAATCCTTTCGTCTGTTTAATAATACCACTACGGCCCGCAAACAAGCACTGAATAATGAGCTGGGGCAGGTCGTCCGCTTAGTGGCCGATGATACCCGCCTGTTTACTCAGGTACTGCAAAAAGTTTCTGCCAACACTAATAAGAACCGTCTGTCCGAACTGGATGTTTATAACAAAATTGCCACAACCGGTGCGGAATATTTAATCCACCTGCTGCAAAGCAGTAATATCAACGGTGCTTTCTTTATGCTGGCCTCCGATGACAAACAGCCGATGCCTTCGGTTTACATTCGCAGCGCTGCGCCCAAGGATTCTTATGCTTTGCCGGAAAACTTTCTGCTTGAACTTGGCCCCGTTTCTGTTTCTCAAAAGTATTTGATTCCGACCAGCTCGCATCATAGCCTGTCCGCGCCTTTTGACTTTAACAGCTCCGACTCTGAAAAATGGGATTTTTATTATCAGCCCACCAAAGCCGCTCTTGACTTTCCCAAAGCGGAAATTGAGCGCTATGGCTATTGGACTACCCCATCGAGCCTACTGTCTCATTTGCCGACCAGCGTGTTTTATACTCTGCCGCTGCTGAACTCAAGCGGTTATCCGATTGGTGTGATCGGTATTGAAATCACCCAAAATTATTTTTCCCAGCACTACTTGCCATTGATTGATCTGCCCTATCAGGACAGTTTTTATGCAATCACTCCGATGAATGACCAGATTTTGACTTTGGACTGGTTTATTTCCAGCAGTCCACTGGCACAAATAGCTTTAAAAAAGCAAAAAAATCTGCATTTAACTTCCGCCAAGATTTCCGACAATATTTATGTCTCTTATTTGGATGAAATCGGCAATGTCTACTGCTTTGTCCAGCCGCTGACGCTGTACAGCCAAAACTCACCCTTTATCCAAGACAGCTGGAACCTGGTCAGTTTTGTACCAAAGGACACTCTGCACGGCACCTCCTCTCAGGTGCGCCGAACAGTGCTTATCAGTATTGGTTTAACTACTCTGGCGGCTTTTATTGTCATCTTTTTTATGGCTCGTTTTTCCACTCGCAAAATCTTCGGAATGTCCAAATATTTAACTGAACTGGATCCCTATCAGGCCATTCAGCTCAAGCGAACCGGCATGCGCGAGTTTGATGAGTTAGCCGAGGCGGTAGAAAAACTGAATCAAAGCGTCATTCACGCTTCGGAAACCACTTCCCGGATCTTAAAGCTGTCGCTCCTGCCGATCGGCGGCTTTGAGCTGACAGTCGAATCAGATCAGGTGCTGATCACCGACTATATTTATTCTCTGCTTCAATTAAACCCGGAGACAAAGCTTTCGATTGAGGAATGGAAAAAGCATTATGCTTTGCTGACAGCTTCGCCGGCACCGGACTATGACAATATTTATCATTTTTCCGTCCGCAATAAATCAGACGGAATTTGGCTGCGGATTTTAGAAAGTAAAACCCCGACCGGCAGTGTCGGCGTCATTTTGGATGTCACCAGAGATATTGAAGAACACCGCCGACTGGTTCATGAACTGGACTTTGATGCCATGACGCATCTTTATAACCGGCAGGCCTTCAAACGGGAAGCCATCGCCAAAATCCTGTATGAACCGAATAAAATCGGCGCCATGATTTTTTGTGATTTGGATAATCTGAAATATATCAATGATAATTTCGGTCATGAAATCGGTGACCGCCTGATTCTGAGAGCCAGTGAAATGTTCCATGAGTTCGGCACCTACGGCGGCATTGTCTCCCGGATTTCCGGCGATGAGTTTGCCATTTATCTGCACGGCTTTTCTTCCAAATCGGAAATCAGAAAACTGATTAACCGGCAGTTTAAGCGGAACGAACGTTACGAACTGCGAACACCGGACGGCTCCTCCCACCGCATTCGTTTTTCCTCGGGTATCGCCTGGTACCCGGAAGATTCCGACGATGTCGGCGACTTGCTCAAACTGGCCGATTTTGCCATGTATGAAGCCAAGCATAAGGAAAAAGGTGTTTTATATGAGTTTAATAAAAAATCCTATGAAAGTAAGTCCTATTTGCTGGAAAATCGAGAAGCTATTCACCGCTTGATTGATGAACGGCTGATTCATTTTAATTTTCAGCCGATCGTTGATTTGCGCACCGGCTCCATTTACGCCTATGAAGCATTAATGCGCTCTTCCAGCGATGCTTTTAAAAATCCGCTGGAGATTCTGTCGGTCGCTGCTGCACAGTCTCAGCTGGCGCAATTGGAACGGCTGGTCTATTCAGTTGTTTTGGAAACCCTTGACCGGCATGCTGATGAATTAAATGGCCTGCATATTTTTATTAACAGTATTCCCAGCCATCTAATTAGCCCAGAAGAAATCATGACGCTGGAAGAAACCTATGGTTATCTTTTCCCGCAGTTAGTGATTGAGGTAACGGAACGGGAATCTGGCAGTTTAGAGGAGCAGCTAAGCGACAAGTTTTCTTTCCTGCGCGATTACGGCATGAAGCTGGCACTGGATGATTTTGGCAGCGGTTATTCCAACGAATCCCGAATTTTGACAATCCGGCCCAATATTGTTAAAATCGACATGATGCTGATTCAGGGTATCCATGAGGATCCCGACAAGCAGCAGCTGATCGCTAATTTAGTTTCTTTCTGTCATGCCCGAAACATCTTATTAATCGCTGAGGGCGTGGAGGAGGAAGATGACCTGGCTAAGCTGATAGAGTTAAATGTTGATCTGGTACAGGGCTTTTATGTGGCAAAACCCACCCCCGGCTTTGACCCGATTCCTACCGCCATCCGCGATCAGATCCAAGAGCTGCATGCCCGGTATCATTCGGGGAATAACGCTTAAAACCTCAGCCAAAGCTGTCCTCTAAAAGGGAAGCAATAGGGAACAAAAACCGCCGGCTCAGCCGGCGGTTTGCTCTGCCCCTGTAAGGGGCTGTTACTGGCTGCGCTTGTAAGCGCACCGAAGGTCTGCCTCTCGCATACTGCTTCAGCTACCGCTAAAGCAGTTTACTTCTTGCTTCCTTTTTCCGGCTCACCCGTGAACGCGTCTATATACTCTTTTAAACTGATTTGATCTTTTAACTTATCTTCCAGTAACTGATTCCTTATGTATTCCTGTATTTTCTTCGCATTTTTTCCTACCGTATCTACATAATATCCTCGACACCAAAAATTTCGATTCCCATACTTGTACTTTAAATTCGCTATATGATATTTGCATTCCCAAAGCTCTCGAACTAGTTTCTGTGAGAGTTATAATATCTCTTAGTTTTATATCATTCTAAATTAACAAAGCTCTCAAACTAAGACACACGCATGCGACCGATCTTGTGGTTTGACATCATTCTAAATTAACAAAGCTCTCAAACTTATCCGTCATATATGCGCCATGCTTGCGAGTTTTACATCATTCTAAATTAACAAAGCTCTCAAACTATACCATCAATCTCGCTATCTTGGATGATGTTTTACATCATTCTAAATTAACAAAGCTCTCAAACCACTTTATGGACGATATCAAAGTGCGAAAAGTTTTACATCATTCTAAATTAACAAAGCCTCAAACCTAAAATTAACATTGAGGTTATCACCGAGCATTACATTTTGCGAAATGTTGTTAATTCAAAGATGCATCAATTACACATAAGTCCTTATCTATTATAACACACTTTTCCTGTTTTAGGGTATAATTTTTTTGACCTTCCAGATTAATCAGGTGTATTTTTTCATAAAAACAAAATTCATATAATTGTCCTACCTGTTTTTCTGTAAGAAATTGTTTTAAATTCAGTATCCACACCAACTTTATGGCACATATAGAACTTATTGCACGTAAATAATTTCACCTACAATGAAATCCATCTTATTATATTGTTTTTCCGTAACTCTTAATACCTGCACCAGTCCTTCAGGCGGTTTATTTTTCTTTATATTATCAACCACTATGTCAGCAACAGAACTATTTTGTGCCAGTTTGCAATACACTGATTCCTGAACCATCATAAAGCCTGATTTAATTAAAAACTTACGGAATGTACGATACTCTCTGCGATTTGACTCTGTTAGTACAGGCAAATCAAAAAATACTATTACTCTCATAAACCTATAACTCATACCTGTAAAATTTTATCTCCGAAACATCCTCACTATTAATTGCGTCAAACACACTTTTACAATAAATCTTTATTGCATTGTTGACGAATTCTGTTCTCCCGTTAATTTTCACCTCATTTTGAAGAATGGTCAACAGCTCCATCTTCTCGTCATGTTCAAATTTAACCGGTTGCATCTGTTTTACCTTAAGGTCTACAATCGGTCTAAACGGTTCCATCAAATCTGATGCCAGATTAAATTGATTAAACATATTATCATGAAAGAGACCAAGCTGTGTAAGGTATCCATTTGCTGTGATACAGCGGTTAAATGCTGATAATAACAGAGAGTAGCCATAATTAAGTGCCGCATTCATACTGTTTTCTTCCGTTCTGGTAAAATCCAGTCCAAACAACGCATTAAAATACACCTTTGCGGC of Lachnospiraceae bacterium oral taxon 500 contains these proteins:
- the csn2 gene encoding type II-A CRISPR-associated protein Csn2, with product MSSICAIKLVWILNLKQFLTEKQVGQLYEFCFYEKIHLINLEGQKNYTLKQEKCVIIDKDLCVIDASLN
- the cas2 gene encoding CRISPR-associated endonuclease Cas2 — its product is MRVIVFFDLPVLTESNRREYRTFRKFLIKSGFMMVQESVYCKLAQNSSVADIVVDNIKKNKPPEGLVQVLRVTEKQYNKMDFIVGEIIYVQ